In a genomic window of Pseudodesulfovibrio sp. JC047:
- the purM gene encoding phosphoribosylformylglycinamidine cyclo-ligase — MSDSAKRSQAYTAAGVNIEAGNEFVGRIKDMVKSTFTPGVATDIGGFGGLFKPEISGMEAPMLVAGTDGVGTKLKLAFMFDKHDTVGIDLVAMSVNDVLVQGATPLFFLDYFATGTLEPGVAAQVVSGVCEGCRQSGCALLGGETAEMPGFYPDGEYDLSGFAVGMVDTPKVVTGKTVQPGDVLIGLGSTGAHSNGWSLIRKILAESGLKKDDTFPGTDKTVADVLIEPTKIYVKSVLEVLESLTVKGMVHVTGGGFYDNIPRVLPENVTAAIEFGSWDMLPIFDWLKNQGGLSWPEMLQIFNCGIGYILILDPVSADKAMEMLDARDDVNAYRIGEIIERQGADEQVEITFP; from the coding sequence ATGAGCGACAGCGCGAAACGTTCCCAGGCATACACCGCAGCCGGTGTGAATATTGAGGCAGGCAACGAATTTGTCGGCCGGATCAAGGATATGGTGAAATCAACCTTTACGCCCGGTGTGGCAACGGACATCGGGGGGTTTGGAGGATTATTCAAGCCTGAGATTTCCGGCATGGAAGCCCCCATGCTTGTTGCCGGAACTGACGGTGTCGGCACCAAGCTCAAGTTGGCCTTCATGTTTGACAAGCATGACACCGTGGGGATCGACCTCGTGGCCATGTCGGTCAATGATGTGCTTGTTCAGGGTGCAACCCCGCTCTTTTTCCTCGATTATTTTGCAACCGGCACACTCGAACCCGGTGTTGCAGCCCAGGTCGTTTCCGGCGTCTGCGAAGGCTGTCGTCAGTCCGGTTGTGCGTTGCTTGGCGGTGAAACTGCCGAAATGCCAGGATTCTATCCCGATGGCGAATATGATTTGTCCGGCTTTGCCGTCGGCATGGTCGATACGCCCAAGGTCGTGACCGGCAAAACCGTTCAGCCCGGTGATGTGCTCATCGGACTTGGTTCAACTGGTGCCCATTCCAACGGCTGGTCGCTTATTCGTAAAATCCTCGCTGAATCCGGTCTCAAAAAAGATGACACGTTCCCCGGAACAGACAAGACCGTCGCCGATGTTTTGATCGAGCCGACAAAAATTTACGTCAAGTCCGTTCTCGAAGTGCTTGAATCCTTGACCGTGAAAGGTATGGTTCATGTCACTGGCGGTGGTTTTTACGACAACATTCCTCGCGTTTTGCCAGAAAATGTGACTGCTGCCATTGAATTTGGTTCATGGGATATGTTGCCAATTTTTGACTGGCTCAAAAATCAAGGCGGACTCTCTTGGCCCGAAATGCTCCAGATTTTCAACTGCGGGATCGGCTATATCCTCATCCTTGACCCGGTAAGTGCCGACAAGGCCATGGAAATGCTCGATGCTCGTGACGACGTCAACGCCTACCGCATTGGAGAAATAATCGAACGCCAAGGTGCTGACGAACAAGTGGAAATAACCTTTCCCTAG
- a CDS encoding rhodanese-related (seleno)protein, with product MRIVVAFVVGLLCVAGTTLVACAGDSVPRMQVGELVEMIDSDNVMVVDVRRSRDWEGSESMIKNAVRKPYDDDAWMAVVPKDKTIVVYCAUHNEYTSARAAQALMKAGHENVYALEGGWAAWKKMGYPTQNK from the coding sequence ATGCGGATTGTAGTGGCTTTTGTCGTAGGTCTTTTATGTGTTGCCGGGACGACTCTGGTGGCATGTGCCGGGGATTCTGTGCCCCGTATGCAGGTCGGTGAATTGGTTGAGATGATCGATTCTGATAATGTCATGGTGGTTGATGTTCGACGGAGCAGGGACTGGGAAGGATCGGAAAGCATGATAAAAAATGCTGTCCGTAAACCATATGATGACGATGCATGGATGGCGGTGGTTCCAAAAGACAAGACCATTGTCGTGTATTGCGCCTGACACAATGAATATACCAGTGCCCGTGCGGCACAGGCATTGATGAAGGCCGGTCATGAAAACGTCTACGCATTGGAAGGCGGCTGGGCTGCCTGGAAAAAAATGGGCTACCCAACACAAAATAAATAA
- a CDS encoding radical SAM protein translates to MSSKKKPQPRMLFSNAEGEIFDHPDLLLMVRRGEEFGLPRPDEITPLPAESEFFMLPGRHAMGYNPETGQAEVMEDLAVAAFACPGHTVTGIAAYEQDDDAQVLPLLSYGAIGFADGKFWVCAKKVDEDKRQVFKHIPPDRVEAGAHQLLSEMPNNRLVNHLAGCALTSGCPAAKNLALGRFECPLPTAQACNAQCVGCISHQPEESGFPSPQCRISFTPTVEEIVQVMRRHESRERRPIFSFGQGCEGEPLTEAELICDAIKEYRSDGGSGTVNINTNGSRHMVIPALKVAGVNSIRVSLNSARKGPYEAYYRPKSYTFEDVRETIAKAHEVGMFVSLNLLFFPGITDTEEEFAALVELGECCKYDFIQLRNLNLDPALYMKLMEPFGHSPCMGFMNFKKRLKKALPWIDYGYFNPYLG, encoded by the coding sequence ATGTCATCGAAAAAGAAACCCCAGCCAAGAATGCTTTTTTCCAACGCGGAAGGTGAAATCTTCGACCATCCGGACTTGCTTCTCATGGTCCGTCGCGGCGAAGAATTCGGCCTGCCACGACCAGATGAAATCACCCCCCTGCCTGCCGAATCAGAATTTTTCATGCTCCCTGGCAGACATGCCATGGGCTACAATCCGGAAACCGGCCAGGCCGAAGTCATGGAAGATTTGGCCGTTGCCGCCTTTGCCTGTCCCGGCCACACTGTCACCGGCATCGCCGCCTACGAACAAGACGACGATGCACAGGTGCTTCCCCTGCTTTCATACGGTGCTATCGGATTTGCCGACGGCAAATTCTGGGTCTGTGCCAAAAAAGTGGATGAAGACAAACGACAGGTTTTCAAGCACATCCCGCCCGACCGGGTTGAGGCCGGAGCGCATCAGCTCCTTTCGGAAATGCCCAACAACCGGCTCGTCAACCATTTGGCAGGCTGTGCCCTGACCAGTGGATGTCCCGCTGCCAAAAATCTCGCACTGGGACGTTTTGAATGTCCTCTGCCCACAGCACAGGCGTGCAACGCCCAATGCGTCGGCTGCATTTCCCACCAGCCCGAAGAGTCCGGTTTCCCGTCTCCTCAATGCCGCATCAGTTTTACCCCCACGGTCGAAGAGATCGTTCAGGTCATGCGTCGGCACGAATCCCGTGAACGCCGTCCCATCTTCTCTTTCGGCCAAGGTTGCGAAGGAGAACCGCTCACCGAAGCCGAGCTGATTTGTGATGCCATCAAGGAATATCGCTCCGACGGCGGATCCGGAACGGTCAATATAAACACCAACGGTTCCCGACACATGGTCATCCCCGCACTCAAAGTCGCCGGGGTCAACTCCATTCGTGTCAGTCTGAACTCGGCTCGCAAAGGCCCATACGAAGCCTATTATCGACCCAAGAGCTACACCTTTGAAGACGTTCGCGAGACCATTGCCAAGGCCCACGAGGTCGGCATGTTCGTCTCCCTCAACCTGCTCTTCTTCCCCGGCATCACCGACACCGAAGAAGAATTCGCCGCACTCGTCGAACTCGGCGAATGCTGCAAGTACGATTTCATCCAATTACGCAATCTCAATCTCGATCCCGCCCTGTACATGAAACTCATGGAACCCTTTGGGCATTCCCCGTGCATGGGATTCATGAATTTCAAGAAACGGCTCAAAAAAGCCCTGCCCTGGATCGATTACGGCTACTTCAACCCGTATCTCGGATAA